Sequence from the Candidatus Krumholzibacteriota bacterium genome:
CCATCTATCTTTTCACTTATATATCCCGGGATCGCGATCCTGGACAGGGGTTGAGCGTCTCCCTGTCCCAGGGGAGTAACGACCGGCCTGCCCGGAGTGAACCTTACCGTCACGCTCGCGCGGTCACTTCCGATTATCTCGTAATCGGCTGCGGAAACGGCCGAAGGAATGATCATCGATATGGCCAGTAAGAAAAGAGCGCTCTTCATGCAGCCCTCCAGATCAAAAACCCAATCACAACCACGGAGAAAAAGACCTGGAGTGACAGGTTTACCGTCCCCGCCCTTCCACCGTGGGGAAGCATCCCCGAATGCGTGGGGAATATCTTTCGTCCACTCGTTATCTTTCCGGTCTTTACGAGAAGGTTCTCCATGTCGGGAAGCGCCGCGATCACGCCCCCCGCGATAATGGGAAGGGAATAGACTCCACCGGCAAGAAGGATAGCCAGCGCGACCAGTCCCAGTACTATCTCAAGGATCATATTCTCAAAATCGAAGTGAGGGATCATATCGAGAATTGCGTGGCTGCCAAGAGCCAGTACGGGCATAAGAGCAATATGAGGAGCATAAGCGCTTACCACCGCGCCGGCGGCAAAATGGGTGAACACGCACATCTCTTCCAGCCTCCAGGCTTACGACTCGATATTCTCCGAACGCTCGACGAGCATTATCGGGATATCATCCTCTACAGGATATCTTACAGAGCATTCATTACAGACAAGCCATTTCTCATCATCACTCAGGATGACCTTTTCATGGCACCTGGGGCAGGCCAGAATGTCCAGAAGGTCTTTTCTGATCATATCCCTGTTCCTCCCTAAATAAAAATCCCTGACCGCATGGAAAATCGTCGTTCCATATCAGGGACCTGCAACGTTGTTGTATTTTACCTTTTCAAATCCTTTAAGCTGGCCCTTAGATTATAGACTATCCTTTCAGGTCGGGTCAAGGATAAAAGTCCCGCTGCCTTTCCTGATAGATCGGGGAAGTTCCCCTACGCTCCTTTCGGGGAATCCTTATCCCCATCTTCAAACTTGCCCATCGCGAAGAATTTCTCTTCTCTTTTTTTCAAAAGAAGGTCAAGCGGCTCCTCGCTCAGTCTCTGAAATTCACCGATGACTCTCTCGGCGAGATTTTTCGCGTTTCCCTGCGGATCCCTGTGGGCCGCTCCGTGGACTTCCTCGATAATCGCGTCTATAACTCCGAACTTAAGGCAATCTCTGGATGTAAGCTTTAGAGAAGCAGCAGCTTCCGGAGCTTTTTCCCTGCTGTTCCAGAGTATCGCCGCGCATCCTTCAGGCGAGATCACGGAATAGACGGCATGCTCCATCATCAGTATCGCATCGCCGACGGCGAGCGCGAGCGCTCCGCCGCTGCCCCCTTCTCCGATGATCACGACAACTATCGGAGTCCTGATCCCGAAGATCTCCTTGAGATTATCGGCTATCGCTCTCGGCTGGCCTCTCTGTTCCGCTTCTATGCCGGGATAGGCACCCGGCGTGTCAATAATCGACAGGACCGGCATGCTGAATTTTTCCGCCATCCGGAAAAGTCTCAGGCTTTTCCTGAACCCCTCCGGCCTGGCCATACCGAAATTCCTCGCGATCCTTTCGCGCGTGTTCCTCCCCTTTTCATGTCCGACGATCATAAGTTTCATTCCGGAGAGATCGCCTATTCCTCCGACAACAGCGGTATCGTCACCGTAATACCTGTCGCCGTGCAATTCCTCGAAATGATCGGTGATAAGACGGATGTAATCGAGAGTCGTCGGCCTTTTTGGATGTCTGGCCAGAAGTACATTCTCCCACGGAGAAAGGGATCTGTATATCTTTGATTCGAGTTCAGCCAGCCTGTCCATGAGTTTCGATATTTCACCGGTATTGACTTTGCCGCTATGCTTGAGATCTTCTATCTTTTTTTGAAGTTCGAAAACCGGTTTTTCAAACTCGAGGATCCCCGATTCCTGTTTTTCCATGATCTTCGCCTTTAGAAATAATCGATGAATAAAATCTCGATCGCCCTCGCCACGCCCGGTTCACGATTATAGTTATCAAGCAGGTCCCTGAACAGTATCCTGATCCGCAGATTTTCCTTATAATCGAACCTGATACCGGTATCCAGATATCCCCTGCCTTCTGTTCTGCAGGAAGCGAGATCTGCGTCGTCGTCGTTCATCGCAGGACTGTACTCAAAGAGAAGGGACATCCCCGACAGCGCTTCCAGTGAAAATCCGGCAAAGAAATCCATTCCCTTTTCATCGGCGTCTTCCATCGAGTAATTGATGCCTCCATGGAACGATATATTCCTTAAGAAATAGTAGTTCTTGCTGAGAACGGCGTAAAAACCCTTCGATTTTCTTTCGTACCTTTCGTCAGCCTCGCTGTAAGCTTCTTCACCCTGCGTATCTATCCCTATTGCGAGGGCGGGCCCGGCGATCGATTCATCAAGTATCCTAAGCCTCGCCTGGAATCCCGGCATATCATTGATATCTATATCTCCGCGTCCTATGAACTCCTGTATCCCGAACGAGGCTCCCATCATCAACCGGTCATGAAACCCTACTTTGACACCAAAGAGGAGCCCGCTTCTCGGACCGATCGAGCCTTCGAACATGTAACTCCCGTGAGGTATTATTCCAGCAGTCGGGCTGTCTATCAGACTGATATCCTCGAAGACCTGAGCTGCCGATGGAAGGGAAAACAGACAGATTACTACAGTGAACGCGCAAATCAAGCATCTATGAAGAGACTTCGACATTTTCCACCCCCGTCAGATTCCTGAGTTCCCTCAACATGTCGAGATCGGGTGATACTCCCGAATCTCTGGAACGTATAGTATACATTTCACCACCATTGTTCTTCCAGTGAAAGATGAGATCTTTCCCTCCGGAATTCCGGTGAACGATTTCCGATATAACCTTCAGATCCTTTTCTCCGAACTCCCCCGGGCTGAGCGTCAGATGGACCTTTCTTGAAAGGAAACGGACCGCCTCATCGATCGAATATACTTTATCAGCAATGAGCTTCGTATCTCCCCTGTCCTTGACAGATATCTTGCCGACGATTACGACGAGATTATCCTTCTCCAATTTGATTCTACCTGATTCATAGAGGCTTGAAAAGATTATCGCCTCACAAGTGCCGTGAAAATCCTCGATCGTCACGAAAGACATCTGTTTTCCCTTGCGGTCAAGGATCACCCGCGATTCAGTCACAAGCCCGGCAAGTACTACCTGTGTCCTGTTGGGTTTGTCGGTCAGCGATGAACTGTCAACCGTTATGATCCTGCCAAGCATCCCCATGTACCTGTCCATCGGATGGCCTGAAAAATAGAAACCAAGAGATTCCTTCTCGCGATGGAGTGTTTCGCTGTCATCCCAGTCCTGCGCGTCTTCGAGCCTGTCCGAGTCAGCGACGGAAGGATCTTCCACGAATCCGAGGAAAGTCTGTCCACGGTCTCTCTCTGATTGTCTTTTCTGCGCCCGCGACATCACTCGTTCGAGTGAGGCCATCTTCTGGGCTCTCGTGCCGGGAAGAGTATCCATAGCGCCGCTCTGGATAAGGTTTTCAAGCACTCTCTTGTTCATTACCCTGAGATCGACCCTGTCGCAGAAATCATATATATCGGTGAAAGGACCATCTTTTCTCGCCTCGATCGCGCTCATCACCGCTTTCTCCCCGATGTTCTTGATCGCCGCGAGGCCGTATGTTATCTCTCCACCGGAGAGTCCAAAAGCGACTCCGCTGCTGTTTATATCAGGGGGTCTTACCTTGAGCCCAAGATTCCTGCATTCTTCAAGAAGGATGATCAGCCGGTTCGTGTCACCCATATCGCTCGTCATCGCCGCGGCCATGAACGCGTCCGGGTAATGAGCCTTGAGCCAGGCAGTCCTCATCGATATCATGGCGTAGGCGGCCGAATGAGACTTGTTGAATCCATAACCTGAGAAAAACGCCATGAGGTCGAATATCTTTCCCGCCTTCTTTTCAGGT
This genomic interval carries:
- a CDS encoding acetyl-CoA carboxylase carboxyltransferase subunit alpha is translated as MEKQESGILEFEKPVFELQKKIEDLKHSGKVNTGEISKLMDRLAELESKIYRSLSPWENVLLARHPKRPTTLDYIRLITDHFEELHGDRYYGDDTAVVGGIGDLSGMKLMIVGHEKGRNTRERIARNFGMARPEGFRKSLRLFRMAEKFSMPVLSIIDTPGAYPGIEAEQRGQPRAIADNLKEIFGIRTPIVVVIIGEGGSGGALALAVGDAILMMEHAVYSVISPEGCAAILWNSREKAPEAAASLKLTSRDCLKFGVIDAIIEEVHGAAHRDPQGNAKNLAERVIGEFQRLSEEPLDLLLKKREEKFFAMGKFEDGDKDSPKGA
- a CDS encoding Trm112 family protein translates to MIRKDLLDILACPRCHEKVILSDDEKWLVCNECSVRYPVEDDIPIMLVERSENIES